In Myxococcus stipitatus, the following are encoded in one genomic region:
- a CDS encoding sensor histidine kinase: MRLSEDVSGPTVALKERAVLLFREHLGAVRRRTDRLFAGLMLAQWAFGILVALFVAPYGWRGKDGAPHAHVYAALFLGAALTVFPIALARWRPGDAATRHGVALAQMLWSSLLIHLTGGRLETHFHVFVSLAFLSLYRDPWVLLSASCATVADHIIRGFLWPESVYGIVDPEWWRFLEHAFWVGILNMVLLHAGRGMRREMREVAVRRAELELAREREEEKSAALDRALRELSGFQEHLIRVEKLAAVGQLAASVGHELRNPLAAVRNAHAYLSRRLSRDVIGAADDPRVPQFLGVMERELGACAKIISDLLDFARERPPALQPCPLRPLVDEAIGVVPPRDGVRILNEVPESLPVPCLDKEQFRQVLVNLVQNAVEAMPTGRTGQVSVLAEGQDTGPWAIRVIDDGAGIPPDVLPKIFEPLFTTKTRGTGLGLAIVANMVQRHGGTISVRSEAGRGSEFHIHLPATAAAQAA, encoded by the coding sequence ATGAGGCTCTCGGAGGACGTCAGCGGCCCGACGGTGGCATTGAAGGAACGCGCGGTCCTTCTGTTCCGGGAGCACCTGGGCGCCGTGCGCCGCCGCACGGACCGCCTCTTCGCGGGGTTGATGCTGGCGCAGTGGGCCTTCGGCATCCTCGTGGCGCTCTTCGTCGCGCCGTATGGCTGGAGGGGCAAGGACGGCGCGCCGCACGCGCATGTGTATGCGGCGCTCTTCCTGGGCGCCGCGCTCACCGTGTTTCCCATTGCCCTGGCGCGCTGGCGTCCGGGGGACGCGGCGACCCGGCACGGGGTGGCGCTGGCGCAGATGCTGTGGTCCTCGCTGCTCATCCACCTGACGGGTGGGCGCCTGGAGACACACTTCCACGTCTTCGTGTCGCTGGCCTTCCTCTCGCTGTACCGCGACCCGTGGGTGCTGCTGTCCGCGTCGTGCGCCACCGTCGCGGACCACATCATCCGAGGCTTCCTCTGGCCGGAGTCCGTGTACGGCATCGTGGACCCGGAGTGGTGGCGCTTCCTGGAGCATGCCTTCTGGGTCGGCATCCTGAACATGGTGCTGCTGCACGCCGGACGTGGGATGCGGCGGGAGATGCGGGAGGTCGCCGTGCGGCGCGCGGAGCTGGAGCTGGCGCGCGAGCGCGAGGAGGAGAAGTCCGCCGCGCTGGACCGCGCGCTGCGCGAGTTGAGTGGCTTCCAGGAGCACCTCATCCGCGTGGAGAAGCTGGCCGCGGTGGGTCAACTCGCCGCCAGCGTGGGTCATGAGCTGCGCAATCCCCTGGCCGCCGTGCGCAACGCACACGCCTACCTCTCCCGACGACTGAGCCGGGATGTGATTGGGGCGGCGGATGACCCACGGGTCCCCCAGTTCCTCGGCGTCATGGAGCGGGAGTTGGGCGCGTGCGCCAAAATCATCTCGGACCTGCTGGACTTCGCGCGTGAGCGTCCGCCCGCGCTTCAGCCGTGTCCGTTGCGACCTCTCGTGGACGAGGCCATTGGCGTCGTGCCTCCCCGCGACGGCGTGCGCATCCTCAATGAAGTCCCCGAGTCGCTTCCGGTGCCGTGTCTGGACAAGGAGCAGTTCCGTCAGGTCCTGGTGAACCTGGTGCAGAACGCGGTAGAGGCGATGCCAACGGGAAGGACAGGACAGGTTTCAGTGCTGGCGGAAGGACAAGACACGGGGCCCTGGGCCATTCGCGTGATAGATGACGGGGCGGGCATCCCACCGGACGTGCTGCCCAAGATTTTCGAACCGCTTTTCACAACCAAGACGCGTGGGACGGGCTTGGGGCTGGCCATTGTGGCCAACATGGTGCAACGTCACGGAGGAACAATCTCTGTGCGAAGCGAAGCCGGCCGGGGTAGTGAATTCCATATTCACCTTCCCGCAACCGCGGCGGCGCAGGCCGCATGA
- a CDS encoding RedB protein translates to MKRPAIARGMWVGLGLLWLAAVGVGFALLTRHSLTPGATHEAPAQWPQAAHPPRAEGRPTLVMLAHPRCPCTRASLGELAVVMEHARGQLDARVLFLRPEGTSGDWTQGPLWRAAAGIPGVRVLADEGGTQARLFGAVTSGHSLLYDAQGRLRFSGGLTVARGHRGDNPGRDAVEALLREAGGSGGTSQHAVYGCALEEPPEVRATNTP, encoded by the coding sequence ATGAAGCGTCCCGCCATCGCGCGGGGGATGTGGGTGGGGTTGGGGTTGCTGTGGCTGGCCGCCGTCGGCGTGGGCTTCGCGCTGCTGACCCGACATTCCCTCACCCCCGGCGCCACGCATGAGGCCCCGGCGCAGTGGCCCCAGGCGGCGCACCCCCCTCGTGCCGAGGGGCGGCCCACGTTGGTGATGCTGGCGCACCCGCGCTGTCCCTGCACTCGCGCGAGCCTGGGGGAGCTGGCGGTGGTGATGGAGCACGCTCGAGGCCAGCTGGATGCGCGGGTGCTGTTCCTCCGACCCGAGGGGACGTCCGGGGACTGGACGCAAGGCCCCCTGTGGCGCGCCGCCGCGGGGATTCCAGGCGTCCGCGTGCTCGCGGATGAAGGGGGGACACAAGCCCGATTGTTCGGAGCCGTCACTTCTGGACACTCCTTGCTCTATGATGCGCAAGGTCGGCTTCGCTTCAGCGGTGGGCTCACCGTGGCGCGAGGGCACCGAGGCGACAATCCAGGGCGGGACGCCGTGGAGGCGCTGCTCCGGGAGGCGGGTGGGTCGGGCGGGACGTCACAACACGCGGTCTACGGTTGCGCATTGGAGGAACCGCCCGAGGTCCGGGCCACGAACACCCCATGA
- a CDS encoding response regulator, with protein sequence MNAPRLQVLLVDDEAPVLATTAAVLSEDFDVQTARDAHAARVLLARGRFDVLCTDLHMPGPSGILLLREAVTRDPHLAGVLVTGCREYLDWRDRLDAQGLFYLVLKPYQPPDLIGMIHRAAASARLKREMSRLSSGLAEHKWGSR encoded by the coding sequence ATGAATGCCCCGCGGCTCCAGGTGCTGCTGGTGGATGACGAGGCACCCGTCCTCGCCACCACCGCGGCCGTGCTCTCCGAGGACTTCGACGTCCAGACCGCGCGTGACGCTCATGCCGCGCGTGTGCTGCTGGCGCGTGGACGCTTCGACGTGCTGTGCACGGACCTCCACATGCCCGGGCCCAGCGGCATCCTGCTGTTGCGCGAAGCTGTCACCCGTGACCCGCACCTGGCGGGCGTGCTGGTGACGGGCTGCCGCGAGTACCTCGACTGGCGCGACAGGCTGGATGCCCAGGGCCTCTTCTACCTGGTGCTCAAGCCCTACCAGCCCCCGGACCTCATCGGGATGATCCACCGCGCCGCGGCCTCTGCCAGACTCAAGCGCGAGATGAGCCGGCTCTCGTCGGGGCTGGCCGAGCACAAATGGGGTTCTCGATGA
- a CDS encoding DUF2079 domain-containing protein produces the protein MCAWGLLVVAPTWLQAARACFANYDTGIYSQAIGRMSLANPNPWLTGRQAAIFNDHFDPILWLAQPLAEVLPAMWAGLVTESLFVLLALAPLLWLHARGLLSRASTVLTASLLLLSVGAVDALKYPIHPTTWSVLPWVLAGVAFHLRRNGLLLVALVLLFACKEEFVFVGFMLAAALWLRGDRRFAVGVAGVSAVWLVGVYGLRPWLMGPTFDHSERLTRGLEEGWRPYLWLRVEPAQLSRVGSLLVALAPLLIWTWRERLRPDWGWLLVLLPLMGIRFLGMAWRFHYSAPLMAAALMGLLPVLRARRPPAWVLVSTLALLITTNENNLRSCWRTLMTPQVYPVRCPEVPGRMESIARGVDLLTKAQSGPALVGGNFVALLADRRDELYAVGSPQPPERQVYEWVLMEKPPRGEIYFPLTHEFMDGLINLWRQDAATQIIIDDPHVFMAKGRFTKFP, from the coding sequence GTGTGTGCCTGGGGCCTGCTGGTGGTCGCGCCCACGTGGTTGCAGGCCGCGCGGGCCTGCTTCGCGAACTACGACACGGGCATCTACTCCCAGGCCATCGGGCGCATGTCGCTTGCGAACCCCAATCCCTGGCTGACCGGGCGTCAGGCCGCCATCTTCAACGACCACTTCGACCCCATCCTGTGGCTGGCGCAGCCCCTGGCCGAGGTGTTGCCCGCGATGTGGGCGGGCCTGGTGACCGAGTCCCTCTTCGTGCTGCTGGCGTTGGCGCCCCTGCTCTGGCTTCACGCGCGGGGCCTGCTGAGCCGTGCGTCCACGGTGTTGACGGCGAGCCTCCTGTTGCTGTCGGTGGGCGCCGTGGATGCGCTGAAGTACCCCATCCACCCCACGACGTGGTCCGTGCTGCCGTGGGTGCTCGCGGGAGTGGCCTTCCACCTTCGCCGCAACGGGCTGCTGCTGGTGGCGTTGGTGCTGCTGTTCGCCTGCAAGGAGGAGTTCGTCTTCGTGGGCTTCATGCTCGCCGCGGCGCTGTGGCTGCGCGGTGACCGGCGCTTCGCGGTGGGCGTCGCCGGGGTGTCCGCGGTGTGGCTCGTGGGTGTCTATGGGCTGCGGCCCTGGCTCATGGGGCCCACGTTCGACCACTCGGAGCGGCTCACCCGGGGACTGGAGGAGGGGTGGCGCCCGTACCTCTGGCTCCGCGTGGAGCCCGCGCAGCTCTCCCGCGTCGGCTCCCTGTTGGTGGCCCTGGCGCCGCTGCTCATCTGGACGTGGCGCGAGCGCTTGAGGCCGGACTGGGGCTGGTTGCTGGTGCTGCTCCCGTTGATGGGCATCCGCTTCCTGGGCATGGCCTGGCGCTTCCACTACAGCGCGCCGCTGATGGCCGCGGCGCTGATGGGCTTGCTCCCCGTGCTGCGCGCCCGCAGGCCCCCGGCCTGGGTGTTGGTGAGCACGTTGGCGCTGCTCATCACCACCAACGAGAACAACCTGCGCTCCTGCTGGCGGACGCTGATGACGCCCCAGGTGTACCCGGTCCGTTGCCCGGAGGTCCCCGGACGGATGGAGAGCATCGCCCGGGGCGTGGACCTGCTTACGAAGGCGCAGTCGGGCCCCGCGCTCGTGGGCGGCAACTTCGTGGCCCTGCTGGCGGACCGGCGCGACGAACTCTACGCGGTGGGCAGCCCGCAACCGCCCGAGCGCCAGGTGTACGAGTGGGTGCTGATGGAGAAGCCTCCCCGCGGCGAAATCTACTTCCCGCTCACCCACGAGTTCATGGACGGGCTCATCAACCTCTGGCGCCAGGACGCGGCCACCCAAATCATCATCGACGACCCGCACGTGTTCATGGCGAAGGGCCGCTTCACGAAGTTCCCGTGA
- a CDS encoding HPF/RaiA family ribosome-associated protein, with product MKRALQITYRGMATSEALNEHIRDHAAKLEQFFDGIVGCHVVVDEPHRHQHHGHQFRVRVDLHVPGKDISAGRTAAEHAAHEDPYQAVTDAFEAARRQLQHYTQAQHEQYRH from the coding sequence ATGAAGCGAGCGTTGCAGATTACCTACCGGGGCATGGCGACGAGCGAGGCCCTCAACGAACACATTCGCGACCATGCGGCCAAGCTCGAGCAGTTCTTCGATGGCATCGTGGGATGCCATGTCGTCGTGGACGAGCCGCACCGGCATCAGCATCACGGGCATCAGTTCCGCGTGCGGGTGGACCTGCACGTGCCGGGCAAGGACATCAGCGCGGGCCGGACCGCGGCCGAGCACGCCGCGCATGAGGACCCCTACCAGGCCGTGACGGATGCGTTCGAGGCCGCGCGCCGGCAGCTCCAGCACTACACGCAGGCCCAGCACGAGCAGTATCGCCACTGA
- a CDS encoding zinc-dependent alcohol dehydrogenase family protein encodes MEGTMRVMVLHAPGQPLREERWPVPRPGPREVLLRVHACAVCRTDLHLVDGELPRPKLPVVPGHEVVATVVEAGAEVMGLEVGTRVGVPWLGWTCGQCRFCVSGRENLCDYARFTGYQVDGGYAEYTVAHHRFCFPLPANDEDVHVAPLMCAGLIGFRSLRMAGDSVRLGMYGFGAAAHVLIQVARHQGRRVFAFTRPGDDAGQHFARELGAVWAGGSDEVPPEPLDAAILFAPVGALVPAALRAVDKGGVVVCGGIHMSDVPSFPYELLWEERVVRSVANLTRADALDFLMLAPQVPVRTEVEVFPLSAANEALTALREGHVRGAAVLDASR; translated from the coding sequence ATGGAAGGCACCATGCGTGTGATGGTTCTCCACGCACCCGGGCAGCCGCTTCGAGAGGAGCGGTGGCCCGTGCCGCGTCCGGGGCCGCGGGAGGTGCTGCTGCGGGTGCATGCGTGCGCGGTGTGCCGCACGGACCTGCACCTGGTGGACGGGGAGCTGCCCCGGCCCAAGCTGCCCGTGGTGCCGGGCCATGAAGTGGTGGCCACTGTCGTCGAGGCGGGCGCCGAGGTGATGGGGCTGGAGGTGGGCACCCGCGTGGGCGTGCCCTGGCTTGGATGGACGTGCGGCCAGTGCCGCTTCTGCGTCTCCGGCCGCGAGAACCTCTGCGACTACGCGCGCTTCACCGGTTACCAGGTGGATGGGGGTTACGCGGAGTACACCGTGGCGCACCACCGCTTCTGCTTCCCGCTGCCCGCGAACGACGAGGACGTCCACGTCGCGCCGTTGATGTGCGCGGGGCTCATCGGCTTTCGCAGCCTGCGCATGGCGGGAGACAGCGTGCGGCTGGGGATGTATGGCTTTGGCGCCGCCGCGCATGTGCTCATCCAGGTGGCGCGTCATCAGGGACGGCGCGTGTTTGCCTTCACCCGGCCCGGAGACGACGCGGGGCAGCACTTCGCCAGGGAGCTGGGCGCGGTGTGGGCGGGGGGCTCGGATGAGGTGCCCCCGGAGCCCTTGGACGCGGCCATCCTCTTTGCTCCCGTGGGGGCGCTGGTGCCCGCCGCGCTGCGCGCCGTGGACAAGGGCGGCGTGGTGGTGTGCGGCGGCATCCACATGAGTGATGTGCCGTCGTTCCCGTATGAGCTGCTCTGGGAGGAGCGCGTGGTGCGCTCGGTGGCGAACCTCACGCGCGCGGATGCGCTGGACTTCCTGATGCTCGCGCCCCAGGTGCCCGTGCGCACGGAGGTGGAGGTGTTCCCGCTCTCCGCCGCGAACGAGGCGCTCACCGCGCTGCGCGAGGGGCACGTGCGTGGCGCGGCCGTGCTGGATGCGAGCCGGTAG
- a CDS encoding LA_2272 family surface repeat-containing protein — translation MKRKVSVCAGVMAAMVAMSAGAEESKGAEQAPVPAADATGSAAPAVEGPGVERAMAAPPLVEAAAVGTTGAAAAPDAPTAVQAQAKAGADEVHVPFSFAVVPGLSTSGFSQRNQVHDVSIGLIATQAKRIRALGLSLGGNFVGEGGSSGVLATTGVNIVQGPVNGSLFAVGGNILTKDSEGLLASVGTNIVRGGATGVLASVGANVVTGSLDGSQMTVGANVVTGKVLGAQLGVGGNLAGESLNGLQMAVGGNVASGVSRGVQMAAGVNVASDLSGLQMSSGVSYAGKLSGAQVSIINVGGSVDGAQVGLVNVASRIDGAQVGLVNVAGETQGESVGLLSFVGNGQANVQVWASDVALTNLSLKLGGQHIYTLLNVGLTPPMGGDRRRYTMGLGIGGHIPLGRFFVDMDLMGSSVHANRLFDFEDDTNHVLGQLRLIAGWQVARRFAVFGGVSANTLVTWNGSDPWKELGIGPEWKETSESGRTTVRTWPGILAGIQI, via the coding sequence ATGAAGCGCAAGGTCTCGGTGTGTGCGGGCGTCATGGCGGCGATGGTGGCGATGTCCGCTGGCGCCGAGGAGTCGAAGGGAGCCGAGCAGGCGCCCGTGCCCGCGGCGGACGCCACGGGGAGCGCGGCGCCGGCGGTGGAGGGTCCCGGGGTGGAGCGGGCGATGGCGGCGCCTCCCCTGGTGGAGGCGGCGGCGGTGGGCACCACGGGCGCGGCGGCGGCCCCGGATGCGCCCACGGCGGTGCAGGCCCAGGCGAAGGCGGGCGCCGACGAAGTCCACGTGCCCTTCAGCTTCGCGGTGGTGCCGGGCCTGAGCACCTCCGGCTTCTCCCAGCGCAACCAGGTGCATGACGTGTCCATCGGGCTCATCGCCACGCAGGCCAAGCGCATCCGGGCGCTGGGGTTGTCGCTGGGCGGCAACTTCGTGGGCGAGGGTGGCTCCAGCGGCGTGCTGGCCACCACGGGCGTCAACATCGTGCAGGGCCCGGTGAACGGCTCGCTCTTCGCGGTGGGCGGCAACATCCTGACGAAGGACTCGGAGGGGCTGCTGGCCTCGGTGGGCACCAACATCGTGCGCGGTGGCGCGACGGGGGTCCTGGCCTCGGTGGGCGCCAACGTGGTGACGGGCTCGCTGGATGGCTCGCAGATGACGGTGGGCGCCAACGTGGTGACGGGCAAGGTGCTGGGCGCGCAGCTGGGCGTGGGTGGCAACCTGGCGGGCGAGTCGCTCAATGGCTTGCAGATGGCGGTGGGCGGCAACGTGGCGAGCGGCGTCTCGCGCGGCGTGCAGATGGCGGCGGGCGTCAACGTGGCCTCGGACCTGTCGGGCCTGCAGATGTCGTCGGGCGTGAGCTACGCGGGCAAGCTGTCCGGCGCGCAGGTGTCCATCATCAACGTGGGCGGCTCGGTGGATGGCGCGCAGGTGGGCCTGGTGAACGTGGCCAGCCGCATCGACGGCGCGCAGGTGGGCCTGGTGAACGTGGCGGGCGAGACGCAAGGCGAGTCGGTGGGCCTCTTGAGCTTCGTGGGCAACGGTCAGGCGAACGTGCAGGTGTGGGCGAGCGACGTGGCGCTGACGAACCTGAGCCTGAAGCTGGGCGGGCAGCACATCTACACGTTGCTCAACGTGGGCCTGACGCCGCCCATGGGCGGAGACCGGCGCCGCTACACGATGGGGCTGGGCATCGGTGGCCACATTCCGCTGGGGCGCTTCTTCGTCGACATGGACCTCATGGGCTCCAGCGTGCATGCGAACCGCCTCTTCGACTTCGAGGACGACACCAACCACGTGCTGGGACAGCTGCGCTTGATTGCGGGCTGGCAGGTGGCGCGCCGCTTCGCGGTGTTCGGCGGGGTGAGCGCCAACACGCTCGTGACGTGGAACGGCAGCGACCCGTGGAAGGAGCTGGGCATCGGGCCGGAGTGGAAGGAGACCTCCGAGAGCGGGCGCACCACCGTGCGTACCTGGCCGGGCATCCTCGCGGGCATCCAGATTTGA
- a CDS encoding pyridoxamine 5'-phosphate oxidase family protein — protein sequence MSTQTPKQATRDAIEHLSTLIHGIKVAMMTTVDADGTLHSRPMWTQDHDFDGDLWFITREHSHKVDELDEDHHVNISFADPSRERYVSVSGRCQLVRDPRRMREMWSPALEAWFPQGLDDPELALLRVSVQRAESWDTPTPGASHRPPDVSNLTFS from the coding sequence ATGAGCACCCAGACACCCAAGCAAGCCACCCGCGACGCCATCGAGCACCTGAGCACCCTCATCCACGGCATCAAGGTCGCGATGATGACCACCGTGGACGCCGACGGAACCCTGCACAGCCGGCCCATGTGGACCCAGGACCATGACTTCGACGGGGACCTCTGGTTCATCACCCGCGAGCACTCCCACAAGGTGGATGAGCTGGACGAGGACCACCACGTCAACATCTCCTTCGCCGACCCCTCCCGCGAGCGCTACGTCTCCGTCAGCGGCCGCTGCCAGCTCGTGCGCGACCCGCGCCGGATGCGGGAGATGTGGAGCCCCGCGCTCGAGGCCTGGTTCCCCCAGGGCCTGGATGATCCAGAGCTCGCCCTGCTGCGCGTGAGCGTTCAGCGCGCGGAGTCCTGGGACACACCCACTCCGGGCGCTTCCCACCGCCCCCCAGACGTCTCAAATCTCACCTTCTCGTGA
- a CDS encoding inositol-3-phosphate synthase: MENKKSVSKPEGRLAVLVPGLGAVSTTLMAGVELARQGKGAPIGSLTQMGTARLGKRTEGRTVKLGELVPLANLTDVVFGAWDIISEDAYQVAVRSGVLHDKHLEAVKPFLQGIKPKKGVHDAEFVRRIEANHTKATKTHRESIEALRQDIRDFKKELNAKRAVMVVCSSVETFRPMPDAFKTLAAFEKALDENSTDINPTALYTYAALKEGVPFANATPNASVDTPALQELAKQEGVPVAGRDLKSGQTMMKTVIAPALKARMLGLDGWFSTNILGNRDGEVLDDPAAFKAKEVTKSSVLDTILQPEVYPELYSKYSHKVSIHYYPPRGDAKEGWDNIDITGWLGYPMQIKVNFLCRDSILAAPLVLDIALFLDLAKRLEWRGIQEWMSFYFKSPMAMPGLPVEHDLFIQLTKLKNTLRVVAGEEPITHLGLDYYGDDLPLAR; encoded by the coding sequence ATGGAGAACAAGAAGTCGGTCTCGAAGCCCGAGGGCAGGCTGGCGGTGCTGGTGCCCGGGCTGGGCGCGGTGTCCACGACGCTGATGGCGGGAGTGGAGCTCGCGCGGCAGGGCAAGGGCGCCCCCATCGGTTCCCTGACGCAGATGGGCACGGCGCGGCTGGGCAAGCGGACCGAGGGCCGGACGGTGAAGCTCGGCGAGCTGGTCCCGCTGGCGAACCTGACGGATGTCGTCTTCGGCGCCTGGGACATCATCAGCGAGGACGCGTACCAGGTCGCGGTGCGCTCCGGCGTGCTGCACGACAAGCACCTGGAGGCGGTGAAGCCGTTCCTCCAGGGCATCAAGCCCAAGAAGGGCGTGCACGACGCGGAGTTCGTCCGCCGCATCGAGGCCAACCACACCAAGGCCACCAAGACGCACCGCGAGAGCATCGAGGCGCTGCGCCAGGACATCCGCGACTTCAAGAAGGAGCTCAACGCCAAGCGCGCGGTGATGGTCGTGTGCAGCAGCGTGGAGACCTTCCGTCCCATGCCGGACGCGTTCAAGACCCTGGCCGCCTTCGAGAAGGCCCTGGACGAGAACAGCACGGACATCAACCCCACCGCGCTCTACACCTACGCGGCCCTGAAGGAGGGCGTGCCCTTCGCCAACGCCACGCCCAACGCCAGCGTGGACACGCCGGCCCTGCAGGAGCTGGCGAAGCAGGAGGGCGTGCCCGTCGCCGGCCGCGACCTCAAGAGCGGCCAGACGATGATGAAGACGGTCATCGCCCCCGCCCTCAAGGCCCGCATGCTGGGGCTCGACGGCTGGTTCTCCACGAACATCCTGGGCAACCGCGACGGTGAAGTGCTGGACGACCCCGCGGCCTTCAAGGCCAAGGAAGTCACCAAGTCGAGCGTGCTGGACACCATCCTGCAGCCGGAGGTCTACCCCGAGCTGTACAGCAAGTACTCCCACAAGGTGTCCATCCACTACTACCCGCCCCGCGGCGACGCGAAGGAGGGTTGGGACAACATCGACATCACCGGGTGGCTGGGCTACCCGATGCAGATCAAGGTCAACTTCCTCTGCCGCGACTCCATCCTGGCCGCGCCGCTGGTGTTGGACATCGCGCTGTTCCTGGACCTGGCCAAGCGGCTGGAGTGGCGGGGCATCCAGGAGTGGATGTCCTTCTACTTCAAGAGCCCCATGGCGATGCCGGGCCTCCCCGTGGAGCATGACTTGTTCATCCAGCTCACCAAGCTGAAGAACACGTTGCGCGTCGTGGCGGGCGAGGAGCCCATCACCCACCTCGGACTCGACTACTACGGGGATGACCTCCCGCTCGCGCGATAA
- a CDS encoding phosphatase PAP2 family protein, which yields MTSRSRDNTPAFTWLVTLMGAGHLMLVLATGRLRWEHVAADALLVGVAWAGPRTRRFLLGGFPLWLTGMLLDSQGLWLSLRGVIHTGDLWARERHWFPAPGGVNWPEWWSTRSHPVLDLLCGFAYAAYLYEVFLVAIFFFVKKDDRFQRLCWAFLAVNALGVVVYMLYPAAPPWYILQYGTGPANLAALPSPAGTARFDALLGISYFAGFYARNPNVFGAMPSLHAAYPFLVMLFVWRNGPVWRVATGVFALLVAFSAVYLTHHYILDVLAGLMAALAAYLAVELAFARVRKSAPLPVSIPLTPGGDTRA from the coding sequence ATGACCTCCCGCTCGCGCGATAACACGCCAGCCTTCACGTGGCTCGTCACCTTGATGGGGGCGGGCCACTTGATGCTGGTGCTGGCCACCGGGCGGCTGCGGTGGGAGCACGTCGCGGCGGACGCGCTGCTCGTGGGGGTGGCCTGGGCGGGCCCCCGCACGCGGCGCTTCCTGCTCGGCGGCTTCCCGCTGTGGCTGACCGGTATGCTGCTGGACAGCCAAGGGCTCTGGCTGTCGCTCCGGGGAGTCATCCATACGGGTGACTTGTGGGCGCGCGAGCGCCACTGGTTCCCCGCCCCCGGCGGTGTCAACTGGCCGGAATGGTGGAGCACGCGCTCGCATCCCGTGCTGGACCTGCTGTGTGGCTTTGCCTACGCCGCCTACCTTTACGAAGTCTTCCTCGTGGCCATCTTCTTCTTCGTGAAGAAGGACGACCGCTTCCAACGCCTGTGCTGGGCCTTCCTGGCGGTCAACGCCCTGGGCGTGGTCGTCTACATGCTCTATCCGGCCGCGCCGCCCTGGTACATCCTCCAGTACGGCACGGGCCCGGCCAACCTGGCCGCGCTGCCCAGTCCCGCGGGCACCGCGCGCTTCGATGCCCTGTTGGGTATCAGCTACTTCGCGGGCTTCTACGCCCGCAATCCGAACGTCTTCGGGGCCATGCCGTCGCTGCACGCGGCCTACCCCTTCCTGGTGATGCTCTTCGTGTGGCGCAACGGCCCGGTGTGGCGCGTTGCCACCGGGGTGTTCGCGCTGCTCGTGGCTTTTTCCGCCGTCTACCTGACGCACCACTACATCCTGGACGTGCTCGCGGGCCTGATGGCCGCGCTTGCCGCATACCTGGCGGTGGAGCTTGCCTTCGCGCGGGTTCGCAAGAGCGCGCCGCTGCCTGTGTCCATACCGCTGACTCCTGGAGGGGACACCCGTGCTTGA
- a CDS encoding GtrA family protein → MLENLVAWLTGNLSPSARIWTALAPAILACAYFLGGLLIFCIRCAFKGVPRDEETLKRGSTVLVGFFLRHYFFWVIQPLWALILRSGLPANALSMLSGLLGISSGVAVAAGRFALGGWLFLAAGILDVMDGRIARTRKEANPAGAALDSVLDRYVDSAMLMGLAWYYRDTWVLLPALGALLGSSLVPYVRAKGEGLGVSVRDGAMQRLERVLFLGVGTALSPILEAVFWPEQKHPMHWMAVVGLVFVAIMSNLTAISRFRNLVKALAPKRQEARSEKAIVGLNAAAGAIATAVDFALVLALVEWMNLLPAWATVLGALLGAVVNYSINRVLTFRSTAAVGRQMVRYAVVSGTSALLNAGGVALLTLHPQLAYTFGWWAVRGVVYFAWNLPLQRDYVFNDTATADALMEQRPHAA, encoded by the coding sequence GTGCTTGAGAACCTGGTCGCCTGGTTGACCGGAAACCTGTCTCCGTCGGCCCGCATCTGGACCGCGCTGGCTCCGGCCATCCTCGCCTGTGCCTACTTCCTGGGCGGGTTGCTCATCTTCTGTATCCGCTGCGCCTTCAAGGGCGTGCCGCGCGACGAGGAGACCCTCAAGCGCGGCAGCACCGTGCTGGTGGGCTTCTTCCTGCGGCACTACTTCTTCTGGGTCATCCAGCCGCTGTGGGCGCTCATTCTGCGCTCGGGGCTGCCGGCCAACGCGCTGTCCATGCTGTCGGGCCTCTTGGGCATCTCCTCCGGCGTCGCGGTGGCCGCGGGGCGCTTCGCGCTGGGCGGCTGGTTGTTCCTCGCGGCCGGCATCCTGGACGTCATGGACGGCCGCATCGCCCGCACGCGCAAGGAGGCCAACCCCGCAGGCGCCGCGCTGGACTCGGTGCTGGACCGGTACGTGGACTCGGCCATGTTGATGGGCCTGGCCTGGTACTACCGGGACACGTGGGTGCTCTTGCCCGCGCTGGGAGCGCTGCTCGGCTCGTCGCTGGTGCCGTATGTCCGCGCCAAGGGCGAGGGCCTGGGTGTCAGCGTGCGCGACGGCGCCATGCAGCGGCTGGAGCGGGTGCTCTTCCTGGGCGTGGGCACGGCGCTCTCGCCCATCCTCGAGGCGGTCTTCTGGCCCGAGCAGAAGCACCCCATGCACTGGATGGCGGTGGTGGGCCTGGTCTTCGTGGCCATCATGAGCAACCTCACCGCCATCTCGCGCTTCCGCAACCTGGTGAAGGCGCTGGCCCCCAAGCGGCAGGAGGCGCGCTCGGAGAAGGCGATTGTCGGCCTCAACGCGGCGGCCGGCGCCATCGCCACGGCGGTGGACTTCGCGCTGGTGCTGGCGCTGGTGGAGTGGATGAACCTGTTGCCCGCGTGGGCCACGGTGCTGGGCGCGCTGTTGGGCGCGGTGGTGAACTACTCCATCAACCGGGTGCTCACCTTCCGCAGCACCGCGGCGGTCGGCCGGCAGATGGTGCGCTACGCGGTGGTGAGCGGCACCAGCGCCCTGTTGAACGCGGGCGGCGTGGCGCTGCTCACGTTGCATCCGCAACTGGCCTACACCTTCGGTTGGTGGGCGGTGCGCGGGGTGGTGTACTTCGCGTGGAACCTGCCGCTCCAGCGCGACTACGTGTTCAACGACACCGCCACGGCGGACGCGCTCATGGAGCAGCGCCCCCATGCGGCGTGA